In Mytilus edulis chromosome 3, xbMytEdul2.2, whole genome shotgun sequence, the genomic window TACATAACCCTAACCTAAAACATTCCCTAACCTCACCATTACCATGAATGAGCCCTACCCCTTAAGTATGGGGACCCTTGAAGTAAAAGAATGCCACcatattttctacatatgaacAGCCAACTAAATTTAGagctatcatgattttttttcccAAATCAAAGGTCTTTTTTGATATGATTATTTTAACtactaaaacaatatatatatattagttttacatgcacacgtataaaaattgcggtttttatccaacgcaatcataggtttgaacgtagttttcaatttagactcgtttatattttttcgtttgggcttgtatcatattttccctccggtttatatgatccgttcatcctagtatactgactcttaaaattcaagagtctatctaaaaatgagggtaaattttatatggccttccaaataccgtttcgatccctaacatcactgaagagacatttattgtcgaaatccggatctggtgtacaaaaaaatatttacacctTGTTTGtagcataacatcgtggccacaaggtaattattttctgtttagtattacatttatatttagatccattttgttacatcttgtgatcaattttatttggcaatcgccaatggcagtctgcagggttaaagaacatcagttgttcgacctgttagtcaaatgcgttttgtttaaatatacttcttcacttttttgatcttttggaaaatgttgtttgtgctgtatttagcgggacggctacagtgcaggctatttggtgtcacgatatctaagaagcatgggttcgaatcccggcgagggaagaataaaaacaattgcgaaagtaaatttacagatctaacattgttgggttgatgtttagacgagttgtatatacataatgtacacagccatgtatcatcatcactgctggtgatccgatggattaatctgttgtagagttgccactggctcagacgtacttataaatataattattttctgtgactgtatcttacattaatttgtaggatcctttactatagataatttagctgatttgtaaaaataacatctccataccttatatatcatgtactgtagtacgacgctagattaaaactgacgtggaaaggtaacacccggccaccgaaagcttcattctTATGAAGCCctggtggtcgtgtggtctagcgggacggttACAGTGCAGGTTATTTGGTGTCATGATGTCTCAGTAGCataggttcgaatcccggcgagggaagaacaaaacaatttgcgaaagcaaatttacagatctaacattgttgggttgatgtttagacgagtctaaacatcaacccatcTAACATtgtcgtctaaacatcaacccaacaatgttagatctgtgttcttccctcgccgggattcgaacccatgctactgtgatatcgtgacaccaaatcgcctgcactgcagccgtcccgctagaccacacgaccacctgggctctcaaaaaagagctttcgctggccgtgtgttacctttcctcgtcagttttaatctagcggcgtactacagtacatgatatataaggcatgaagatgttattgttacagatcagctaaattatctatagtaaaggatcctacaagttaatgtaatatacatgcagtcacagaaaataattatatttataagtacgtctgagtcagtgacaactctacaacagatgtatccatcggatcgccatcaatgatggtgatacatggctgtgtacataatgtatatacaactcgtctaaacatcaacccaacaatgttagatctgtgaatttgctttcgcaaatttttggttcttccctcgccgggattcgaacccatgctactgtgatatcgtgacaccaaatcgtctgcactgcagccgtcctgctagaccacacgaccacctgggctctcaaaaaagagctttcgctggccgtgtgttacctttcctcgtcagttttaatctagcggcgtactacagtacatgatatataaggcatgaagatgttattgttacagatcagctaaattatctatagtaaaggatcctacaaattaatgtaatatacagtcacagaaaataattatatttataagtacgtctgagtcagtgacaactctacaacagatgtatccatcggatcgccatcaatgatggtgatacatggctgtgtacataatgtatatacaactcgtctaaacatcaacccaacaatgttagatctgtaaatttgctttcgcaaatttttggttcttccctcgccgggattcgaacccatgctactgtgatatcgtgacaccaaatcgtctgcactgcagccgtcctgctagaccacacgaccacctgggctctcaaaaaagagctttcgctggccgtgtgttacctttcctcgtcagttttaatctagcggcgtactacagtacatgatatataaggcatgaagatgttattgttacagatcagctaaattatctatagtaaaggatcctacaaattaatgtaatatacagtcacagaaaataattatatttataagtacgtctgagtcagtgacaactctacaacagatgtatccatcggatcgccatcaatgatggtgatacataatgttacttttttgtatatacaactcgtctaaacatatatatatatatattaaagtttttgagatatatatatctcaaaaactttcaaaatattaaaatgacacAAATGTGTAATAAAGATTTGCAATAGATTCATAAAATAAACAGAGATCGATTAATACACGTTTGAACTAAACTTGCAACATTCCAGTAATTCTCACGGGATTTCATTTTAGTATCTTACGTGATACATACAAAGCCAAAGTATATTGCGGAGATACGCTGAATGTTTTTATAGATAATTCTGTCTATTCTGAGGCACAGGTTTGTTGCTGATTAATACATGAcgttattaagacaataaaagACAAGAATTATTTCCATTATTTATGATCTAAAATAAGTCCAACTCTGACCGTAATGAGAAATGAGGAATATCATTGACAATATTGTAATTATTGGCAGAAGTATTACTAAAACATGTCGACCGTCAAAATGGCAGGTGCCCGTTTCTGTTGATTAGTCTGGTGATACATTACACTACTGACACGTTTCAATATTTTCTTAATTGGAATTTTGTCATAGAAGCATCATTTTACGAAATCATTTGTCGAAATCATTTTTACAAATGATTTAGTTAAGATTCCGGTGTAAAATGTATGGATTGGATTTTAAAATACCAAAGACTATAAACATCGCAATTGGATGGATGAGTAGTTTGGAGTATCCCGCCTAAAATGTGgtttcaaaatttacaaacaaaagcTGCATCAAgtaaaaatctaattaaattccATTAAATCTCCGAAAAAATATCTGGTCACATTAATCTTAATTTAATTAACATTCTTCCTTACATTATAGTTTTTATTGTCAGAAACTTCATTTGTTTGCACCGGTCCTAAGTCAGGGACCTGATGTTCattagttgttgtttgttgacgtgatcgtttttcgttttttatatagataagagcCAATTACAGCTTACTGGTTGGTGTGAGCCAAtaatccgtgttgaaggctgtactttgacatataatgactataatggtttaccttttacacaatgtgacttggatggagagttgtctcgttggaactcataccacatcttcttatatctattttaataGACAAAAATATATGTTCTAGCATTTATGACATTAATTTAGGTATAGACTAttcaggtcttctaccttctgatGTGTGACGCTTTGTAcagataatatatataaaattataaatacacaCCTTTACCACTAAAGGATTGACATCAACAATTCTCGCATTCTATGTCAGTCGAGACTAGAAAAACCTCGAAGTAGATATATCAAAATTTGGAGTTTTAATTACTTAGAACAatagatattttattatttaatattgttttattacaatCATTCCCTAGCTTCTGTTTTTTTAAGGGGGTTATTCTAAGTTCATTTTAATAAATACAGTTGGAAGGCACGAAACGATCACAATTAGTTTTGGACGTATCTATTATTTCTCCTTACTGGTCTATAAAAGTGTTCAATTATTCATATATACACTGTTCGATCTGTTTGCCATGTATTATTTTGacgataaaatatatttaaactactGTTCGTTAAATTAATGTCAGAAGTTCAACAGCCATGATCAGCATAGGAAAACAAACATGTCTGACCACCTTATAAATGTGAGTATTCTTTTCAATCTAgcttttctttaatataaaaaatattttattgtagatCCCTCGCACAAAATTCATGAAACATTACAAACACTTGGCAAATTAACTATTGCATACTAGTATTTTGGAACAGAACGGATAACATATTGTCAGTGCAATCTTTATTGGTCTTTATTTGTTTTCGATTATTGGAAAGGGGTTGGGGGTGCATATCGCATCTTGAGCAAAAGGCGTATAATTTATTATTGAAACACACTTTAATGGAAAAAAGCGCTAATTGTTTCGCAAATGTAGCACTTAAGTTCTAAACAAATTGGACGATGTTTAGTCCTGCTAAAGATCATTTATATAAGATGGCTACATCTGCAAGAACAAAGAAGTGCCCCCACCATAGGCAACtggggcattaagtgttacccttcaTCGCCCGTCTGTCCATCCCTACGTCCGTCTTTCCGTCCTTTCGTTCGTCCAATTTTTGTCTCCGCACTCTTCCCTAAGTTTTGCTcatccaaactttatgaaactcatacacaatgcaTATAACGACAACTAGCAGACAGACTTTGAAATTGGGTAATGAGTCATTTGCCGTACTAGAGATATGGCTCCTTTCAACTTGGAAAAATGCAAAGCTTGAGCGGGGGCATTCTTGGCCTCTAATAAATTCTTCattcattttactttaaaattgatGAGTAAATACCacctttcttttaattttgagTGGTTTAAAGTAAGATAGATACATCTGTACCTGTGTGtgtttataaaactaaaatatatattattcgaACAAATAAGTGATTTTTGAAGAACTAATATCTATGTTATCATTTCTGTTTTCTTCAAGTTGTTATGTTCTAGATAtttattgtattttctttttggTATATTTAAGTCCGCAATAATGTTGATTAATTGATGTAGATATTTTATGATAATCTGATGTATTAGTAAACTTCTTTAAATAATATTTCTGTTATAATCTTTCCTTTCTCCCAGGGAATGTAAAACAACATTCAACAATTCTTAGGTCACTGCATTCCGTTATCGTGTGGAAGCGgtaattgtgcccctcttcttgccgacttgtttctttattattattggGCTGACTTCATACacgaacttcttaggaagaaagataagaagttgaaatatcctttaacttttaTAACTCTCTGCTATATAAATGATGTACTCTCACTAAAtcattcaaaatttggtgactatgttgaacgcaactatctcatcgaactagagataaaggatacaacagatacagttaagtctgtctcatatcttgacttacatctagaaattgacaatgagggtcggttgaaaacaacactttacgacaaaagagatgatttcagcttcccaattgtgaactttccatttctatgtagcaacattccagcagcgcctgcatacggagtatatctcccaattgatgcgatatgtatttcctatcatgatttccttgatagagggttgctgctcacaaggaagcttttaaaccaaaaattccaaatggtgaagctgaaatcatcccttcgtaaattttacggacgccatcacgagttggttgaccgttatggaataaacatttcacagatgatatcgaatatgttcctcaTGTCGTAACTATATACAACCCACTTCCCTTTTCGCCACGAATGTGAtcttccgaattagactatttactgggtttattataaaatgagcaacacgacgggtgccacatgtggagcaggatctgtttacccttccggagccccTGAGATTACCCCAGTTTTTgtttgggtttgtgttgcttagtctttagttttctatgctgtgtcttttgttctattatttgtctgtttgtctttttattttttaaccatggtgttgtcagtttattttcgacctatgagtttgactgtccctctggtatctttcgcccttcttttatgTACGTTGCATTCAGGAGGTTTAATGAGATGTTCCTAAGATGGTATAGAATAATTGCTGCAGTCTTGTGGATCGCTAATGGTCAGTATGAATATTGACTAAAATAGCCTATAGAAACCCATTTTGCATGGTTGTCATTTGAATTATtacaatttatataatttttaaattaaaaacataagcTCGGTACCTAAAGatgcggatccagccatttttactGCAATTTGATGCATATCCTTCgtttaaactgaattttactgtgcgcaTTGCTGTTTGTGTGTTGGTTGTACATTCTTCATGTATAAGTTTCGGAGTTTAGGTgttataccaccaaatcatggtacgtcacatccggttgtataggGATTGGTCGGAAAAAAattccttgaatttgacagttgtaggtaattaatcctacatttcattgcagcaAAACATTTCTGTCACATAACAAATGtattgggtatttcaaagcatcattatttttttattcggggtttctatagaatattttgtactTGATGTTACATAGTACACAGATTAACTAAGGGGAGAAATATGagtggttaacttccagtgatagTTATATtcatatgcaatgaaatgttatgtgaaattgtttctatagtactggacaggataaaacctTAAACTCAtgtcaagtatttctttatttgaaacaaaagatAAATTCTGCATAATTTttggaaaagtgcaaatttatcaaagactaataggggaaaatccatggtggtattacacctttagtGTGATGTCATTTGTTTTtactaaactagtacacatttttgttaaggggcaaTCTAAAGCCAAGCGTCTGTGTGCTGTGTGCTAGATGTATGttatcgctgtgttgaagacccatgggtggcattcggctgttttctgctctttggtcgcgGTGTTGTCtgtttgacgcattccccatttccattcccaattccCAATTTTATATGATTCGACTCTTCTTTTCaagtaagataagataagataagataagaaaactttattttgattcggcatgagtccaaataagcaacacaagctctaaggagcttttgactgaatttaaaaacaaataaataacataaaGCAGTGCATTTTGacattaaaaacaacaataaaaataagcaacaaattttcaaatgaagTAAAAACATGCTTGACCAGAGCAACTTATCATAGATGGCAATATTCTAAATTAATTTACAGTTATTGCCGTTCTCTTCTTTAGTAATATTTATTAGaaaataagaataatttaaaTGAACCTGAgttaataagtatttttttttttaccgaaagCCACAAAGCGGTATAAGCTTTTGactcgtccgttcgtccgtcctcACTTTGTTGTATTAAAACTAGCGCCTTTGTCACTTCTGATCTACTTTTTGATGaaagtttaatttattaaaatctaaaatgaGGATATGTGTTTGGGAATTAAGGGGGAAGGTAATATATCTCTTATTAATACATGTAGCCGGGATAGCACCTTCATGTGTTTTTATCAGATATGATTTTAAATGTGTGTGACTGAAAGTTTCCactcatcaaaattttgaatatatttgttttaattaggTAAAAAAAGCTGAATTAGGATATCGTAACTCatatataataaagaaataacattaaaaaaatgtggaTGCTTGTTTCATGTATCTAATAGTGTGCACTATATCTTTTTAGGTTATTTCGAATAAACAgaaaaaagtattacaaataTTCCTTATGATTTAATTCTCAATTCCATTTTAACGAGTGTGtaatgaaaaacgttgatgacgtcatgatctaatgacaaaattatgtctatgagctgatacaaaaaaaaaaactttcagccATTCAGAAGACGTGCTACATCCAAAATTAGATTATAATCTGTTCAACTGAATTTAAGATGACGTTTAAAATAAGAGTTTATATCCTAACAATTTATCATACCCTATGGACGTTACTGGATCGAGTAACACAACAATTACTTTTATACAACGAATTGCATAATAAATAAATGGATTGTAATGGCCatgaatatttaaaatgaattctgCATTACAATGAATGCGATGAACGATCTTGAGCAGATACTTATAACACTCAGCCGTTTTACAATGAGAAATCAGATTTTCATCACCGATACCACCCTTGAGATGAGATGTATATAAGTTGGTGTTCTATTTTACACACTATATACAATATAATCAAAtatatctgattaaattaattatTCCTTTTCTTACTAATTATTATATATGGCAAACTAGTTCACAGAATTGTTATAACTATAACTAGTGCTATTTAGGATAACCATATGTACAAGCAATAAACAATATGGACGCTATTGTGAGTATTAATTATTATGTCTTTTTTGAATGATGTGCAGATTAACGTGGTCGACACTAtttcatctttatattttatttgcagATTAACATGGTCGACACTAtttcatctttatattttatttgcagATTATTGTGGTCGACACTAtttcatctttatattttatttccagaTTATTGTGGTCGACACTATTTCATCTTTATATTCTATTTCCAGACTATTGGGGTCGACACTACttcatctttatattttatttccagaTTATTGTGGTCGACACTAtttcatctttatattttattttcagattaacGTGGTCGACACTAtttcatctttatattttatttgcagATTAACGTGGTCGACACTAtttcatctttatattttatttgcagATTAACGTGGTCGACACTTTTTcatctgtatattttatttccaGATTAACGTGGTCGACACTAtttcatctttatattttatttccagaTTAACGTGGTCGACACTAtttcatctttatattttatttccagaTTAACGTGGTCGACACTATTTCAtccttatattttatttccagaTTAACGTGGTCGACACTAtttcatctttatattttatttccagaTTCATGAGATTTCTGAAGAACAATTGAGAGGTATGTATATGgctattttatatttactgtgtATATTTGGCTAATTTTACTATCTACATTTTTGTAGTTGTCAAATTGATACTTGTGAAATATGTTGTTTTTCGGAGGTTCCATGCATTCCCTAGAAATTCTTTAAACTTTCTtactttgttgtgttttgtgcgcTTTTGTTGGTCTGAAACAGTTGGTCGTTTTCTTTCGttgccatgacgttgtcaatATAAATAGAAGATTTGGTACGACTGtgaatgatacaactctccacaacaggccaaataacacagaaattaacaactattggtcagcGTACGGTCAgtatatttttgacttatgatTTAAATTGCTCTATGTTACCTTTCGCCTCTCTGTTACAACGAACGTATTATTTTATACTTGTTTTAGAAAAGATAGAAAATTAATGAAGATGTTAGGACAAATAAGATACTCGCAAAACCATCAATAAACTCAGAGAAGATATCTACAAGTTATATGTTTTTCGGTCTACATCAGTTTACAATACGAACATATATATAACCCTTTAAATTTCTTAAATCGTACCCTTGACGTTATAGATGAATTATAGCTCTTTACAGTTTTTTGTTGATAAACCCTATATGTATTACTTTTAGTGTTTCTTGCACGATTAAGAAGATTTTGTTAAAACATCGTTAAAATAGGTATTTTTACGAGAGAGAATTATCACAGATTAAcagttatatttaatttttaaggCAAGACGGTGAGGATCATGAGTTGTAAGTTATGAGTGTTTTACAGATCCAGCAGACATTCACCTACAGTTTTTCCTGTTTGTCGGAAGTACGTATGAGGTTCATTCATTAGCTCATCACGAAAATGAGTTCAGCTTCTTTAATCATTGACAGAATTTGGCTGTTTAAATTTACAGGTATTATAGAGGCTACATGTACCCTTCGACACCGTAGTAAAACTTCGGGATTTATTATCCCGTCCCTAATTAtagcatatatacatgtaatctcttctaaatttattttttatgttctcTTCTAGAATTTAAGGAAGCATTCAGTCTGTTTGATAAAGATGGCGACGGTACGATATCAGCAATTGAACTTGGTGTTATAATGAGGTCATTAGGTCAAAATCTGAGTGACCAAGAACTAAAAAACATAATCAGTGAAGTTGATGTTGACGGTAAGACGTTAGTTATGATGGGGGCGATAGGGGGTCTGTtaacatataataaacaacacctcgattttgacagaaacagttaacaacaaatgcaaaaatgctgataacagtaAACACCCTCCTAGTTATGTAATCCAGCTTTTATGTATACTTCTGTTTCATTTTAAGAAGAACCCCAAACATTGTATCTGTATTACTCGCCTACACAATTGAATGTGAGAAAGATGGGTAGACACGTTTTCATTCTACTGCGCTTCTCATAACTGTTCTTAACGTAATTTGGTAAACAGAACAATCATCTCAACGAAGTTTAGAGATTTTTGAGGTTTAACAAGGTAAAAGGCATATTACTGCTGTGGAAAAAAACCGAAATACTTCTTATGGCCTTGATCTATGCTCACTTTAACAGGGTTAAACAGTATATTAAGTCTTTGTTTAAACGTCCAATGACCAATACTCTCATGCAATTGAAGTTCGATAGTAAACtcacaataaaaacaatgtatatattcTGTACGATAGGTCTACCCGATGAAGAGGGCGCAATTGGTTTCTACCAGTATGAGGGTTCATTGGCAAGAAATTTTTAATCTCAGCCAGCTATCTCAGGGACGCAAGTGTTGTGAAGTTACGAGGCATACTATTCTGACCGAATGTGTCTTCATTCCACACAGCTAAACGAAAACCCCTTTAGACAGGTTTTAACAATCGGACGGGATAGTCCAAAGGATGGTCATAATTCTATAACCTAGTcaaatttggttgatttttgttctcAATGCTACTCAATTTCGAAATTGGtactgttttgattcgagcgctaTTGATGAATCTCTATGTTGACGATCGTTAACCAGTATATTTGTTGCACTGTTTCATATGTTTCATGTCGGGGACTTTTATAGacgactatacggtatggtttTTTCCCCAAGACCTGCGGTTGCCTTTGATTGCTCACttccacttcatttgaaatttagtggatagttgtctcaatgacaatcatatcttatttttatataacttcTGGCATTGAGTTACAAGTTTAGAGATTACATGCATTAAATACAGTATAGTGGactgaaaatatgttaaaatataaacaataaggTACTGGAATTTATCTTTTTAATAGGAAATGGAATAATAGACTTCCAAGAATTTCTTACTATGATGGCTAAGAAAACAAAGGATACCGATTCAGAGGAAGAAATTCGGGAAGCATTTAAAGTCTTTGATAATGACGGTAATGGAACAATTTCATCAAACGATCTGAGACAGATTATGACGACATTCGGTGACAAACTACCAGACGATGAAATAGACGCCATGATAAAAGAAGCGGACACAAATGGTGACGGTCAAATCAACTACATTGGTGCGTACTTCTTCGTTGATGTTTAAAATGTAACTCGACGGAATCTCTGAGCTTACTTTAAAAGATACTggattaaaatagataattaaaataaaaaaaattggaagaacaattttaaaagcagacatctaaataaatgaaattcaatttaaaaatgtagaCTCCGAAAtgctttcaaattaaataataaaaaaaagaagatgtggtatgattgccaatgaaacaactttacTTTATGACAAGATAAAATGTTACGTGGGTACGAATAATACGACAGCATTCAAATGacgaaaaaatacaaaacaaaacactcTAGAAGTCAAAGTAATTGCCTTTAGTAATGGACAAGTACCTTTTTAATATGCCCGAtgttatatagccattcttcccccatgccagTTTTTCCCCCGGGGAAATTTTGGATCATTGCCATTCTTCCCCTGCGGAAATTTGTCAATACGTATACGTATTGTCACTTTTCCCCCATGCCAATCTTTCCCCATATAGAATAGATTTcactatacattgtatttatatcaGTCTGAAAATTAAACCCAACAGAGTTGGAATTAGATTTTCatgctgacaaatattttttgtcaatgtcGACATGGTCCTCAGCTGTATATGTGTCCACTCGTCGTTTTTTTCTAATAGTCCTCTAGCCGATTTAGATTCTCAACAGGATATGTGTTCACA contains:
- the LOC139515009 gene encoding uncharacterized protein, translating into MSDHLINIHEISEEQLREFKEAFSLFDKDGDGTISAIELGVIMRSLGQNLSDQELKNIISEVDVDGNGIIDFQEFLTMMAKKTKDTDSEEEIREAFKVFDNDGNGTISSNDLRQIMTTFGDKLPDDEIDAMIKEADTNGDGQINYIEFVRKMCRY